The stretch of DNA GAGCAGGCGGAGCACGATGGTGAAGAAGATTCTTGCTTCACTGGCGCCGTCGATGCGTGCCGCTTCCAGCAATTCGTTCGGCACGGAGGTTTGCGCGTATACGCGCCCCAGGAAGAAGCCGAATGGCGAAACACAGCACGGGATGATGATCGCCAGCATGGTGTTGGTCAGGTGCAGTGCGTGGAAGATGGAGTACTGCGGAATGGTGAGTAGTGCGACCGGCATCAGCATGCATCCCATGACCACGCCAATGGCGATGCCCTTGCCTCGGAAGTTGAATTTTGCGGTGGCGTAGCCGGCCATCACCGAAATGATTGTGCCGATCAGTGCGGAAACTCCGGAGTAAATCAGGGAATTCAGCACCCAACGCCAGAATTGGCCACGGGTCCACCCCATGAGCTTCGAATAGTTGGTGGCGATGGCGTCAGGAATCTGGTCAAGTCCGACGGCAAACCACAATCCGTTGCTGCTAGTCAGCTGCGATGGTGTTTTGGTGGATGCGATGATGGCCCAGTAAATCGGGAACAGGAAGTAGATCAACGCTACGACGAGCACGATCACGGTAATGGTTTTGACGATCGGCGACGGGCGCATGGAGCGTGGCAGATCATGCTCGGCTGCTTCACGTTGCTTTTCCATCATGCGTTCCGCTTTTCTGCGGGCGCGTTCGTCTTTTCTTGTTGCGACTGCGTTGCTCATTGTTCGTTCGCCTTCCTCTCGACCAGTGCGTAGATCATGGCGAGAATGCCTGCGATCAGTGCCATAACGATGGCGACCGCCGATGCAGGTCCGTCGCCGCCTGGGGTCAGTGTGCCTTGGGATGTGTTCATGGCCATCATCATTGGCGTATAGGTTTTGGAGATGCCTGGATCGGCGGTCTGCATGATCTGCGGTTCGTTGAATAGCTGGATTGTGCCGACGATGGACAGCAACATGGACAGCAGCGCTGCGGAACGCACGTTCGGCAGTTTGATGCGCATGGAAATCTGCCATCCGCTTGCGCCGTCGATACGCGCGGCTTCGTACAGTTCGTGCGGAATGGCTTGCAGTGCGGCCAAGAAGATCAGCATGTTGTAGCCGGTGAACGTCCAGGTGGTGATGTTTGCCATGGAAGCGAGCACAACGTTCTTGCTGAAGAAATCAACGTTTACTCCGATGGCCGCAAGACCTTTGACGATCGGCGAAATCTGACCGTTATACAGGTACACCCAAATGATGGATGCAACCACACCTGGAATGGCGTACGGCAGGAAGTAGCCGAGGCGGAAGCCCGTGATGTGCTTGACCACAAACGAATCGATGACCATAGCCAAAGCCAGCGCGACGACAATCATCAACGGAACCTGAATGAGGGTGTAAATCAGCACCCTGCCCACACCGGACCAGAAATTGCCGGACGTAAGCACATATTCGAAATTCTGGAATCCTACGAATTTATTCACCAATTCGCCGCCGCCGTAAGCGCCACCGCCTTCGGTGACCTGACGGAAGAAACTGGAGTAGATGGCATAGAAAATCGGGATGATGAATACGATGGCGAACAGTATGCCGAATGGCGCCATGAACGCCCATCCTGTTCGATTCTCGCGGCGTTGCGCTTCAGTGCGCTTTGGTTTCGCCGCTTGCGTTGTTGCAATCATGATGTACCTATCTTTCGCATCGGATGTCACTCATCGTTGGTGGCATCTTCCACAGTTCGAATCGCCGTATCCAAATCTTCGTCACGGGAAAGGAGTGCCAGTTTCAGCCGCTCCGTCGAATCAGCTAGATCGATTCATAGGGAATATTCACAGGGAGGAATATTCGTGAGGAATGTTATGAACAACGGTGCGAAGCCGTGTGCCGCGTTGGCTCCACACCGTTGTTGGAGGGGTTATGGAATCAGAGCGGATGATCTCTGACTCCATACGTCGATCACTTCGCTACAGACAGACCGTAGTTCTTGAGGGTGTCGATGGAGGTCTTCTGTGCCACAGGGAACACGTCCGCCACCTTACCGGAACCGTCGGTTGCCTTGTCGGCGGCTTCCTGCATAGCTGCGGCGACCGCGGAGTAGCCCGGCATGTAGTTGAATGCGACCATGTTGTCGTTGGCAGTAGCGAATTCCTTCATCACGTCCTGGCCGCCGTAGAATTCGTTCCAGGATTCAGGAGTCTTCGCGGCTTCGGTGGAGGCTGCCACGATCAGACCCTGGGAGGTCAGATCCTCAACCTGAGTGTTGAACCAGTCGAGGAATTCCATGGCTTCGGCCTTGTGCTCGCAGCCCTTGAGCACTGCGACACCAGAACCACCGTCAGGGCCGGTCTTGGTGCCATTGTCAAACCAATCGCCGACCTGGGCGACACGCCAGTCACCCTTACCGGTGTCTCCTGCGGAGTCCATGAATAGCGGAGCCTCCCAAGCGGCGCCGATGTTGCCGATCAGCGTGCCATCTTGCAGGGATGCGTCGAACGACGGCACCCAACGCGGGTTGGTCAGCGTGGCCTTGTTGTCGATCAGCTCCTGGAAGGTTTCGGCCACAGCCTTAGAACCGCTGCCGTTAGTGTTGACCACCCAAGCGTCATTCTTGACCGTGTACCACGGGTCGGAAGCATTTGCCAAACCTGCGAAGATGTTGCCAGCCTCATCGGCTTCGTAATCCATAATGTACTTGCCGGACGCGGCTGCGGTCTTTGCCGCTTCGATCAGCTCATCCTTGGTTTTGGGAACCTTGATGCCCAGCTCATCGAAAGCCTTCTGGTTGTAGAAGTACACAAGCGGACCAGTATCTTGCGGCAGGCCGTAGGTCTTGCCGTCAACCTGCATCATGGAATATGGGCCTTCGGCGAAGTCGCTCTTGTACTTCGCGGCCTCTTCGGTCACGTCTTCGAGCAAGCCCT from Bifidobacterium catenulatum PV20-2 encodes:
- a CDS encoding ABC transporter substrate-binding protein; this translates as MRSHTQRLMVCAASFAALCMGLAGCGSNTAGTGGDSGEVVHLTYMHRLPDSEGMTLVKDIVAKWNKDHPNIQVKATKFDGAAQDMIKKLETDVKAGNAPDLAQVGYAEVPEVFTKGLLEDVTEEAAKYKSDFAEGPYSMMQVDGKTYGLPQDTGPLVYFYNQKAFDELGIKVPKTKDELIEAAKTAAASGKYIMDYEADEAGNIFAGLANASDPWYTVKNDAWVVNTNGSGSKAVAETFQELIDNKATLTNPRWVPSFDASLQDGTLIGNIGAAWEAPLFMDSAGDTGKGDWRVAQVGDWFDNGTKTGPDGGSGVAVLKGCEHKAEAMEFLDWFNTQVEDLTSQGLIVAASTEAAKTPESWNEFYGGQDVMKEFATANDNMVAFNYMPGYSAVAAAMQEAADKATDGSGKVADVFPVAQKTSIDTLKNYGLSVAK
- a CDS encoding carbohydrate ABC transporter permease, whose product is MSNAVATRKDERARRKAERMMEKQREAAEHDLPRSMRPSPIVKTITVIVLVVALIYFLFPIYWAIIASTKTPSQLTSSNGLWFAVGLDQIPDAIATNYSKLMGWTRGQFWRWVLNSLIYSGVSALIGTIISVMAGYATAKFNFRGKGIAIGVVMGCMLMPVALLTIPQYSIFHALHLTNTMLAIIIPCCVSPFGFFLGRVYAQTSVPNELLEAARIDGASEARIFFTIVLRLLAPAMVTIFLFLFVGTWNNFLLPLMMVSSDTLKPVTLGLYGMVSLATFNDRGSLMMGALLGVLPVIVLFLGLQRYWQAGLAAGAVKG
- a CDS encoding carbohydrate ABC transporter permease; this translates as MIATTQAAKPKRTEAQRRENRTGWAFMAPFGILFAIVFIIPIFYAIYSSFFRQVTEGGGAYGGGELVNKFVGFQNFEYVLTSGNFWSGVGRVLIYTLIQVPLMIVVALALAMVIDSFVVKHITGFRLGYFLPYAIPGVVASIIWVYLYNGQISPIVKGLAAIGVNVDFFSKNVVLASMANITTWTFTGYNMLIFLAALQAIPHELYEAARIDGASGWQISMRIKLPNVRSAALLSMLLSIVGTIQLFNEPQIMQTADPGISKTYTPMMMAMNTSQGTLTPGGDGPASAVAIVMALIAGILAMIYALVERKANEQ